The following are encoded in a window of Kitasatospora sp. NBC_01250 genomic DNA:
- a CDS encoding DUF397 domain-containing protein, producing the protein MTSSQWQKSSFSSNDEECVEVRTADGLIELRESDEGDVIVRTTPVKFAKFLQGVKDGEFDHFASPSN; encoded by the coding sequence ATGACTAGCTCACAGTGGCAGAAGTCCAGCTTCAGCAGCAATGACGAGGAGTGCGTCGAAGTCCGCACCGCCGACGGCCTGATCGAGCTCCGCGAGTCCGACGAGGGCGACGTCATCGTCCGCACCACCCCCGTCAAGTTCGCCAAGTTCCTCCAGGGTGTCAAGGACGGCGAGTTCGACCACTTCGCCAGCCCATCCAACTGA
- a CDS encoding globin domain-containing protein has product MSTRQVTVKSLAAMLVRSGQGSAAATSVPGMTTPLPTPVAPQPTGQVVPPMPTEPPAVPPAAPPATTPPVTPLPVGPAPVAPSVAAPAGSALDLVRPAPAAEPRPAIEPLFRWAPGLNWTGPGDGWSQAWAAPGPPTVPGPAPGQFAPAAPVDAAQPPTARDLELIRATLAVVEPVADRATAHFYALIFLHHPEVRSLFPAAMDVQRDRLFRALLQAARSADDPAGLTAYLARLGQGHRKYGTLSGHYAPVGECLVATLARYCGTRWDAEAELAWRRVYGLVSRIMIEAAEQAAVGSPPWWQAEVVSHRRLGRDVAAITVRPDQAYPYRAGQYTSLETPWWPRVWRHFSFATAPRPDGLLTFHVKALQAGWVSSALVRRAAPGDVLRLGPPAGSMVLDHAVPAPLLCLGGGTGIAPIAALVEELAAHGNPAGRQVAVFYGARLHADLYQLPELQESARRHAWLTVCPVVSEPDEEPGGDGALRGLLGDVVVRNGPWDGHHAYLSGPAAMVRRSAAALLRSGVRAEHLHHDLPDGQS; this is encoded by the coding sequence TTGAGCACGCGACAGGTCACCGTGAAATCGCTCGCCGCGATGCTGGTCCGCTCGGGGCAGGGGTCGGCCGCGGCCACCTCGGTGCCGGGGATGACGACGCCGCTGCCGACGCCGGTGGCGCCCCAGCCGACCGGGCAGGTCGTGCCGCCGATGCCGACCGAGCCGCCGGCCGTACCGCCCGCCGCCCCACCGGCCACCACCCCGCCGGTCACTCCCCTGCCGGTCGGCCCCGCGCCGGTCGCCCCGTCGGTCGCCGCTCCGGCCGGTTCGGCGCTCGACCTGGTGCGCCCCGCCCCCGCCGCCGAGCCCCGCCCGGCCATCGAGCCGCTGTTCCGCTGGGCCCCCGGCCTCAACTGGACCGGACCGGGCGATGGTTGGAGCCAGGCCTGGGCGGCGCCGGGCCCGCCCACCGTCCCCGGTCCCGCTCCCGGGCAGTTCGCACCGGCCGCCCCGGTCGACGCCGCCCAACCGCCCACCGCCCGCGACCTGGAGCTGATCCGGGCCACCCTGGCGGTGGTCGAGCCGGTGGCGGACCGGGCCACCGCACACTTCTACGCGCTGATCTTCCTGCACCACCCCGAGGTGCGCTCGCTCTTCCCCGCCGCCATGGACGTGCAGCGCGACCGCCTCTTCCGGGCCCTGCTCCAGGCCGCCCGCAGCGCCGACGACCCGGCGGGCCTGACCGCCTACCTGGCCCGGCTCGGCCAGGGCCACCGCAAGTACGGCACGCTCAGCGGCCACTACGCGCCGGTGGGCGAGTGCCTGGTGGCGACGCTCGCGCGGTACTGCGGCACCCGCTGGGACGCCGAGGCCGAGCTGGCCTGGCGCCGGGTCTACGGGCTGGTCTCCCGGATCATGATCGAGGCCGCCGAGCAGGCGGCCGTCGGCTCGCCGCCCTGGTGGCAGGCCGAGGTGGTCTCGCACCGGAGGCTGGGCCGGGACGTGGCGGCGATCACCGTGCGGCCCGACCAGGCCTACCCGTACCGGGCCGGCCAGTACACCAGCCTGGAGACGCCCTGGTGGCCGCGGGTCTGGCGGCACTTCTCGTTCGCCACCGCGCCGCGCCCCGACGGGCTGCTGACCTTCCACGTCAAGGCCCTGCAGGCCGGCTGGGTGAGCAGCGCGCTGGTGCGCCGGGCGGCGCCCGGGGACGTGCTGCGGCTGGGTCCGCCCGCCGGGAGCATGGTGCTCGACCACGCCGTGCCGGCCCCGCTGCTCTGCCTGGGCGGCGGTACCGGGATCGCGCCGATCGCCGCGCTGGTCGAGGAGTTGGCCGCGCACGGCAACCCGGCCGGGCGCCAGGTGGCGGTCTTCTACGGCGCCCGGCTGCACGCCGACCTCTACCAGCTGCCGGAGCTGCAGGAGTCGGCGCGGCGGCACGCCTGGCTCACGGTCTGCCCGGTGGTCTCCGAACCGGACGAGGAGCCCGGCGGCGACGGTGCGCTGCGCGGGCTGCTGGGTGACGTGGTGGTGCGCAACGGTCCGTGGGACGGGCACCACGCCTACCTCAGCGGTCCGGCGGCGATGGTGCGCCGCTCGGCTGCCGCGCTGCTGCGCTCGGGGGTGCGGGCCGAGCACCTGCACCACGACCTGCCCGACGGGCAGAGCTGA
- a CDS encoding NUDIX hydrolase encodes MAQVTPHPRPVVKRTARAILLDLPSDDPWQGTAELIVIKRTRPGAPPYWITPGGGVEPEDRTVTDALHREVDEELGGKVVDVVPAFVDTVAHHHHEDGSPAHPHGVKVQHFFVCRLAALDPALRHGPEVDEPRGEYEIVRLPFTREGVTSVNLVPPSLRAYLAANIEGVRALLAPDLG; translated from the coding sequence GTGGCCCAGGTGACGCCGCACCCCCGTCCGGTGGTCAAACGCACCGCACGGGCGATCCTGCTCGACCTGCCGAGCGACGACCCCTGGCAGGGCACCGCCGAGCTGATCGTGATCAAGCGCACCAGGCCGGGAGCGCCTCCGTACTGGATCACCCCGGGCGGGGGCGTGGAGCCCGAGGACCGCACCGTGACCGACGCGCTGCACCGCGAGGTGGACGAGGAGCTGGGCGGCAAGGTGGTCGACGTGGTGCCCGCCTTCGTGGACACCGTCGCCCACCACCACCACGAGGACGGCAGCCCGGCCCATCCGCACGGGGTCAAGGTGCAGCACTTCTTCGTCTGCCGGCTGGCCGCGCTGGACCCGGCGCTGCGGCACGGACCCGAGGTGGACGAGCCGCGCGGCGAGTACGAGATCGTCCGGCTGCCGTTCACCCGCGAGGGCGTCACCTCGGTCAACCTGGTGCCGCCCTCGCTGCGCGCCTACCTGGCCGCCAACATCGAAGGGGTGCGCGCGCTGCTCGCCCCCGACCTGGGCTGA
- a CDS encoding phage holin family protein — MKHFVVKTLINAAAIWVAAWIVNGITLSGGDWKQKTLTVIAVALIFGVVNWLIKPLVKFFSFPLFILSLGLITFVINALMFWLTSFASDRLKLDFHVEGFVPALLGSLIISVVAWGLHLAIGDED, encoded by the coding sequence ATGAAGCACTTCGTGGTCAAGACCCTCATCAACGCGGCAGCCATCTGGGTGGCCGCCTGGATCGTCAACGGCATCACCCTGTCCGGCGGGGACTGGAAGCAGAAGACGCTGACGGTGATCGCCGTCGCGCTGATCTTCGGGGTGGTCAACTGGCTGATCAAGCCCCTGGTGAAGTTCTTCTCGTTCCCGCTGTTCATCCTGTCGCTGGGGCTGATCACCTTCGTGATCAATGCGCTGATGTTCTGGCTGACCTCCTTCGCCTCCGACCGCCTGAAGCTCGACTTCCACGTCGAGGGCTTCGTCCCCGCCCTGCTCGGCTCGCTGATCATCAGCGTGGTGGCCTGGGGCCTGCACCTCGCGATCGGCGACGAGGACTGA
- a CDS encoding cupin domain-containing protein, with amino-acid sequence MKVFRLDELDRHRAGQQGAYLRFLKEGTMSAGLYALAPGEQDTQSAHPQDELYQVVSGRASLTVGEETCTVGRGSVVFVPAGVPHRFHHITEELRVLVVFSPPED; translated from the coding sequence ATGAAGGTCTTTCGACTCGACGAGCTCGATCGGCACCGGGCCGGGCAGCAGGGCGCCTATCTGCGCTTCCTCAAGGAGGGCACCATGTCGGCGGGCCTGTACGCGCTCGCGCCCGGTGAACAGGACACCCAGTCCGCGCACCCGCAGGACGAGCTCTACCAGGTGGTCAGCGGGCGGGCCTCGCTGACCGTGGGGGAGGAGACCTGCACGGTGGGGCGCGGCAGCGTGGTCTTCGTGCCGGCCGGGGTGCCGCACCGGTTCCACCACATCACCGAGGAGCTGCGGGTGCTGGTGGTCTTCTCGCCGCCGGAGGACTGA
- the tenA gene encoding thiaminase II: protein MTQTLTEELWAESVAPVYTKILEHPFLAGLTDGTLPREAFAHFVVQDSHYLRDYARALAVCAAKAPGEEEVRAFADDAIGALAAEQGMHAEFLAVFGHSAAEAAALPVLPTTRAYSSYLLATAYGGSFAEAVAAVLPCYWVYAKVGEQLLARSSPDPLYARWIAVYGEESFQSVVRRVLALTDRLGEQLGEAERRRVHEHVRTTTRYEWMFWDAAWRGEGWPV, encoded by the coding sequence ATGACCCAGACCCTGACCGAGGAGCTGTGGGCCGAGAGCGTCGCGCCGGTCTACACCAAGATCCTCGAGCACCCGTTCCTGGCCGGTCTGACCGACGGCACGCTGCCGCGCGAGGCCTTCGCCCACTTCGTCGTCCAGGACTCGCACTACCTGCGCGACTACGCCAGGGCGCTGGCCGTCTGCGCGGCCAAGGCGCCGGGCGAGGAGGAGGTGCGGGCCTTCGCCGACGACGCGATCGGGGCGCTCGCCGCCGAGCAGGGCATGCACGCGGAGTTCCTCGCCGTCTTCGGCCACAGCGCGGCCGAGGCCGCCGCCCTGCCGGTGCTGCCGACCACCCGGGCCTACAGCAGCTACCTGCTCGCCACCGCCTACGGCGGATCCTTCGCGGAGGCGGTGGCGGCCGTGCTGCCCTGCTACTGGGTCTACGCCAAGGTGGGCGAGCAATTGCTCGCCCGCTCCTCCCCCGATCCGCTCTACGCGCGGTGGATCGCGGTCTACGGCGAGGAGTCCTTCCAGTCGGTGGTGCGCCGGGTGCTGGCGCTCACCGACCGGCTCGGCGAGCAGCTCGGGGAGGCCGAACGGCGGCGGGTGCACGAGCACGTGCGCACCACCACCCGGTACGAGTGGATGTTCTGGGACGCCGCCTGGCGGGGCGAGGGCTGGCCGGTCTGA
- a CDS encoding DUF5326 family protein — translation MAEIWKSLPSWMRNVVVPILVLILAINLLGMVLGVVSAIIWFAFKALIVVGIAAAVVILVKKAAKG, via the coding sequence ATGGCTGAGATCTGGAAGTCGCTGCCGTCCTGGATGCGCAACGTCGTGGTCCCGATCCTGGTGCTGATCCTCGCCATCAACCTTCTCGGCATGGTCCTCGGCGTGGTCAGTGCGATCATCTGGTTCGCCTTCAAGGCGCTGATCGTGGTCGGCATCGCCGCCGCGGTGGTGATCCTGGTCAAGAAGGCCGCCAAGGGCTGA
- a CDS encoding VC0807 family protein, which produces MSETSTLQPSTTAAATAATAATAAKAGNPLVTALLPLAVDVAVPLGVYYAAHSVLGMSMVGSLMVSSLLPAVRTVHGLVRDRRVNGLAGLMLVVNLVGLLATFLTGDPRLMIAKDGLVSSAIGGGILVSALRGNPLMAAGLRPFLTRGDARLEAAWERLAAGSPAFAKATRRHSLIWGAALLLECAARVVGAYTLPLTTMVWLPTVFLVGAIALAGLVSGPSAELLKKMLADQA; this is translated from the coding sequence ATGAGCGAGACCAGCACCCTGCAGCCGAGCACCACCGCCGCCGCCACTGCCGCCACTGCCGCCACTGCCGCCAAGGCCGGCAACCCGCTGGTGACCGCCCTGCTGCCGCTGGCGGTCGACGTCGCGGTGCCGCTGGGCGTCTACTACGCCGCGCACTCGGTCCTCGGGATGAGCATGGTCGGCTCGCTGATGGTCAGCAGCCTGCTGCCGGCCGTGCGCACGGTCCACGGCCTGGTCCGCGACCGCAGGGTCAACGGGCTGGCGGGCCTGATGCTGGTGGTCAACCTGGTCGGCCTGCTGGCCACCTTCCTGACCGGCGACCCGCGGCTGATGATCGCCAAGGACGGCCTGGTCAGCAGCGCGATCGGCGGCGGCATCCTGGTCTCCGCACTGCGCGGCAACCCGCTGATGGCCGCCGGCCTGCGCCCGTTCCTGACCCGCGGCGACGCCCGGCTGGAGGCCGCCTGGGAGCGGCTGGCCGCGGGGTCGCCGGCCTTCGCGAAGGCCACCCGGCGGCACTCGCTGATCTGGGGCGCGGCCCTGCTGCTGGAGTGCGCGGCCCGGGTGGTCGGGGCCTACACGCTGCCGCTGACCACGATGGTCTGGCTGCCCACCGTCTTCCTGGTCGGGGCGATCGCGCTGGCCGGCCTGGTCAGCGGTCCGTCCGCCGAGCTGCTCAAGAAGATGCTCGCCGACCAGGCCTGA
- a CDS encoding SPFH domain-containing protein — MLIGTIAGIVAAAVVIVIVLFKMCWRVAEPNEALIISGSKHRTEGLAEGLGFRVVTGRGTLVTPGIQTVRKLSLDLNEADLDVECVTSQGIPVQVKGVVIFKVGDDTVSIANAARRFLDQQKMMGQRVHNVFAGHLRSIVGGLTVEEMIRDRERLTGETRAASGTEMEKLGLIIDSLQIQEILDPTGYIKNLAAPHAAAVQRDARIAAAAADREATEAEQEAFARKAEATRNSGIQQAGYQAEMDTAAARALQAGPLAQAASRQEVVVQETKVAELEGHRKEQQLQAEVRKPADARAYETRTKAEADRDARISAAEAQARETELKAAAEANRVKIAAQAEAEATKARGLASAESTRATGQAEAAAAEAKGLAAAEAARALGLAEAEAIKARAAALAENQEAVVAQQLAEHWPEIVRAGAEAFGNVEHMVLLNGAEGMGEMFAKALTMGGTGLGLARQLLSSMNGTDAPAAAEHDVTGSGTHRGGTQTIPVQGEPTA; from the coding sequence ATGTTGATCGGCACCATCGCGGGGATCGTCGCCGCGGCAGTCGTGATCGTGATCGTGCTCTTCAAGATGTGCTGGCGCGTCGCCGAGCCCAATGAAGCACTGATCATCTCCGGTTCGAAGCACCGCACCGAAGGCCTCGCCGAGGGCCTGGGCTTCCGGGTGGTGACCGGGCGCGGGACGCTGGTCACCCCCGGCATCCAGACCGTGCGCAAGCTCTCGCTCGACCTCAACGAGGCCGACCTGGACGTCGAGTGCGTGACCTCGCAGGGGATCCCGGTCCAGGTCAAGGGCGTGGTGATCTTCAAGGTCGGCGACGACACCGTCTCGATCGCCAACGCCGCGCGCCGCTTCCTGGACCAGCAGAAGATGATGGGCCAGCGGGTCCACAACGTCTTCGCCGGACACCTGCGCTCGATCGTCGGCGGGCTGACCGTCGAGGAGATGATCCGCGACCGCGAGCGGCTGACCGGGGAGACCCGGGCGGCCTCCGGGACCGAGATGGAGAAGCTCGGTCTGATCATCGACTCGCTGCAGATCCAGGAGATCCTGGACCCGACCGGCTACATCAAGAACCTGGCCGCCCCGCACGCCGCCGCCGTCCAGCGCGACGCGCGCATCGCGGCCGCCGCGGCCGACCGCGAGGCCACCGAGGCCGAGCAGGAGGCCTTCGCCCGCAAGGCCGAGGCGACCCGCAACTCGGGGATCCAGCAGGCCGGCTACCAGGCCGAGATGGACACCGCGGCGGCCCGCGCCCTGCAGGCCGGCCCGCTGGCCCAGGCCGCCTCCCGCCAGGAGGTCGTGGTCCAGGAGACCAAGGTCGCCGAGCTGGAGGGTCACCGCAAGGAGCAGCAGCTGCAGGCCGAGGTCCGCAAGCCGGCCGACGCCCGCGCCTACGAGACCCGCACCAAGGCCGAGGCCGACCGCGACGCGCGGATCTCCGCCGCCGAGGCGCAGGCCCGGGAGACCGAGCTGAAGGCCGCGGCCGAGGCGAACCGGGTGAAGATCGCCGCGCAGGCCGAGGCCGAGGCCACCAAGGCCCGCGGCCTGGCCTCCGCCGAGTCCACCCGCGCCACCGGGCAGGCCGAGGCCGCCGCGGCCGAGGCCAAGGGTCTGGCCGCCGCCGAGGCGGCCCGCGCCCTCGGTCTGGCCGAGGCCGAGGCGATCAAGGCCCGTGCGGCCGCCCTCGCCGAGAACCAGGAGGCGGTGGTCGCCCAGCAGCTCGCCGAGCACTGGCCGGAGATCGTCCGGGCCGGCGCCGAGGCCTTCGGCAACGTCGAGCACATGGTGCTGCTCAACGGCGCGGAGGGGATGGGCGAGATGTTCGCCAAGGCGCTCACCATGGGCGGCACCGGCCTCGGCCTGGCCCGCCAGCTGCTGAGCTCCATGAACGGCACGGACGCCCCCGCGGCGGCCGAGCACGACGTCACGGGCAGCGGTACCCACCGGGGCGGCACCCAGACGATCCCGGTCCAGGGCGAACCGACCGCCTGA